Proteins encoded together in one Coffea arabica cultivar ET-39 chromosome 2c, Coffea Arabica ET-39 HiFi, whole genome shotgun sequence window:
- the LOC140035602 gene encoding uncharacterized protein produces MGESSSSSPEKGGSNSRREPGRVLPNRDNTGRPGEKYIHLPIWHVCLPENAFWPMQYSNNFSKVYVDYVSKWVEAKATRTNNSKVVTEFLRSNIFVRFGMPRAVVSDRGTHFCNKTVAALFRKYDVLHKVAAPHHLQTNDQAEVSNREIKSILEKMVRPDGKDWNLKLEDAL; encoded by the exons ATGGGTGAGTCCAGTTCAAGTAGTCCCGAAAAAGGTGGGAGTAACAGTAGAAGAGAACCAGGAAG GGTCCTTCCAAATCGTGATAACACCGGAAGACCAGGAGAAAAGTACATTCACTTGCCCATTTGGCATGTTTGCCTACCGGAGAATGCCTTTTGGCCTATGCAATACTCCAACAACTTTTCAAAGGTGTATG TTGATTATGTTTCTAAGTGGGTGGAAGCGAAAGCCACCCGTACTAACAATTCTAAAGTGGTTACCGAGTTTCTAAGGTCTAACATATTTGTCCGCTTTGGAATGCCAAGAGCTGTGGTAAGTGATAGGGGCACACACTTTTGTAACAAGACTGTGGCTGCCCTGTTCCGAAAATATGACGTACTCCACAAAGTAGCAGCACCGCACCACCTGCAAACGAATGATCAAGCCGAAGTGTCAAATAGGGAGATCAAAtcaattttggagaaaatggtgcgCCCCGATGGAAAGGATTGGAACTTGAAATTAGAAGATGCACTATAG